A single region of the Pseudomonas solani genome encodes:
- the pabC gene encoding aminodeoxychorismate lyase: MQSWVDGRPAGSLSLKDRGLAYGDGLFETIAVRGGRPGLLDRHLARLAEGARRLSFDLDLDLVREELLAFSAQLDEGVAKLMVTRGDGLRGYALPGTPPRRILMGSPYPAYPEGHAEQGIELFPCLTRLAEQPLLAGLKHLNRLEQVLARAEWQDARFAEGLMRDVSGRVIEGVFSNLFIVRAGVLLTADLGRSGVAGVMRAELLDQAAVQGIVTQVRDIGYEELLTADEVFLCNSLYGVWPVRRFAGHDWSVGPLTRKLQALARDLLDS; this comes from the coding sequence ATGCAGAGCTGGGTCGACGGCCGCCCGGCCGGGTCGCTGTCCCTCAAGGATCGTGGCCTGGCCTACGGCGATGGCCTGTTCGAGACCATCGCCGTACGCGGCGGTCGGCCCGGCCTGTTGGACCGTCACCTCGCGCGCCTTGCCGAAGGCGCGCGGCGTTTGTCCTTCGATCTTGATCTCGACCTCGTGCGTGAGGAGCTGCTGGCGTTCTCTGCCCAGCTCGACGAGGGCGTCGCCAAGCTGATGGTGACCCGCGGTGATGGCCTGCGCGGCTATGCACTGCCAGGCACGCCGCCGCGGCGCATCCTCATGGGCAGCCCCTATCCCGCCTATCCCGAAGGTCACGCCGAGCAGGGCATCGAATTATTCCCCTGTCTCACCCGCCTGGCCGAGCAGCCGCTGCTCGCCGGGCTCAAGCATCTCAATCGCCTGGAGCAGGTTCTGGCCCGTGCCGAGTGGCAGGATGCGCGCTTCGCCGAAGGCCTGATGCGCGACGTTTCCGGGCGGGTCATCGAAGGGGTTTTCAGCAACCTCTTCATAGTCCGCGCGGGTGTGCTCCTGACCGCCGATCTCGGGCGCAGCGGGGTCGCCGGGGTGATGCGCGCGGAGTTGCTGGACCAGGCCGCTGTCCAGGGCATCGTCACCCAGGTGCGCGACATCGGTTACGAGGAACTGCTCACGGCCGATGAAGTCTTCCTCTGCAACAGCCTCTACGGCGTCTGGCCCGTGCGCCGCTTCGCGGGTCACGACTGGTCGGTCGGGCCGCTCACCCGTAAACTGCAGGCCCTTGCCCGCGACCTACTGGATAGCTGA
- the acpP gene encoding acyl carrier protein, producing the protein MSTIEERVKKIVAEQLGVKEDEVTNSASFVEDLGADSLDTVELVMALEEEFETEIPDEQAEKITTVQEAIDYINAHAQ; encoded by the coding sequence ATGAGCACCATCGAAGAACGCGTCAAGAAAATCGTCGCCGAGCAACTGGGCGTTAAAGAAGACGAAGTCACCAACAGCGCTTCCTTCGTCGAAGACCTGGGCGCCGACTCCCTTGACACCGTTGAGCTGGTGATGGCTCTGGAAGAGGAATTCGAGACCGAGATCCCGGACGAGCAAGCTGAGAAGATCACCACCGTTCAGGAAGCTATCGATTACATCAACGCGCACGCGCAATAA
- the tmk gene encoding dTMP kinase, whose protein sequence is MSGLFITLEGPEGAGKSTNRDFLAERLRSHGIDVVLTREPGGTPLAERIRELLLAPSDEAMAADTELLLMFAARAQHIAGVIRPALARGQVVLCDRFTDATYAYQGGGRGLPVERIAQLEAFVQGELRPDLTLVFDLPVDVGLSRAAARGRLDRFEQEDRGFFEAVRQTYLQRAAAAPQRYHVLDAAASLVSVQEALEALLPELLERCRG, encoded by the coding sequence GTGAGCGGTCTGTTCATTACGCTCGAAGGCCCCGAAGGGGCCGGCAAGAGCACCAACCGCGACTTCCTCGCCGAACGCCTGCGCAGCCATGGCATCGATGTAGTGCTGACCCGTGAGCCTGGCGGTACGCCCCTCGCCGAGCGCATCCGTGAGCTGCTGCTGGCACCCAGTGACGAGGCCATGGCCGCCGATACCGAGCTGCTGCTCATGTTCGCCGCCCGTGCCCAGCACATCGCCGGCGTCATCCGCCCGGCCCTGGCCCGTGGCCAGGTGGTGCTCTGTGATCGCTTCACCGATGCCACCTACGCCTACCAGGGCGGTGGTCGCGGGCTCCCGGTGGAGCGCATCGCGCAACTGGAAGCCTTCGTCCAGGGTGAGCTGCGCCCGGACCTGACCCTGGTCTTCGACCTGCCGGTGGACGTCGGCCTCAGTCGTGCTGCCGCCCGTGGCCGCCTGGATCGCTTCGAGCAGGAGGACCGTGGGTTCTTCGAGGCGGTGCGCCAGACCTACCTGCAGCGCGCCGCTGCTGCCCCGCAGCGTTACCACGTACTCGACGCCGCCGCCTCCCTGGTGAGCGTGCAGGAGGCCCTGGAGGCCTTGCTGCCCGAACTGCTGGAGCGTTGCCGTGGCTGA
- the fabF gene encoding beta-ketoacyl-ACP synthase II yields the protein MSRRRVVITGLGMLSPLGNNVPDSWQGILAGRSGIGLIEHMDLSAYTTRFGGSVKGFDVEQYLSAKEARKLDLFIQYGLAASFQAMRDSGLEVTDANRERIGVAMGSGIGGLTNIENNCKSLIEQGPRRISPFFVPGSIINMVSGFLSIHLGIQGPNYAIATACTTGTHCIGMAARNIAYGEADVMVAGGAEMAACGLGLGGFGAARALSTRNDDPAAASRPWDRGRDGFVLSDGAGALVLEELEHAKARGATIYAELVGFGMSGDAYHMTSPPEDGAGAARCMHNALRDAGLNGDQVQYINAHGTSTPAGDKAEAAAVKSVFGDHAYKVAVSSTKSMTGHLLGAAGAVEAIFSVLAIRDQVAPPTINLDDPDEGCDLDFVPHEARSMPIDVVLSNSFGFGGTNGSLVFRRFAD from the coding sequence GTGTCGCGTAGACGCGTCGTGATCACTGGCCTGGGCATGCTGTCGCCGCTGGGCAACAACGTTCCTGACAGCTGGCAAGGAATTCTGGCTGGCCGCAGTGGCATCGGCCTGATCGAGCATATGGACCTTTCCGCCTACACCACCCGTTTCGGTGGTTCGGTGAAGGGCTTCGATGTCGAGCAGTACCTGTCCGCCAAGGAAGCTCGCAAACTCGACCTGTTCATCCAGTACGGCCTCGCTGCCAGCTTCCAGGCTATGCGCGATTCCGGGCTGGAAGTAACCGATGCCAACCGTGAGCGCATCGGCGTTGCCATGGGCTCCGGGATCGGTGGCCTGACCAACATCGAGAACAACTGCAAATCGCTGATCGAGCAGGGGCCGCGGCGTATCTCGCCGTTCTTCGTGCCGGGCTCGATCATCAACATGGTGTCCGGCTTCCTGTCGATCCACCTGGGTATCCAGGGGCCTAACTACGCCATCGCCACCGCCTGCACCACCGGCACCCACTGCATCGGTATGGCCGCGCGCAACATCGCCTATGGCGAAGCTGACGTGATGGTCGCCGGTGGCGCCGAGATGGCGGCCTGTGGCCTGGGGCTGGGTGGCTTCGGTGCTGCCCGTGCACTGTCCACCCGCAACGATGACCCGGCTGCAGCCAGCCGCCCCTGGGACCGTGGCCGTGATGGCTTCGTGCTGTCCGACGGCGCCGGTGCGCTGGTCCTCGAAGAGCTGGAGCACGCCAAGGCCCGTGGCGCCACCATCTATGCCGAGCTGGTCGGCTTCGGCATGAGCGGCGACGCCTACCACATGACCTCGCCGCCGGAAGACGGCGCCGGTGCCGCCCGCTGCATGCACAATGCCCTGCGTGATGCCGGCCTGAACGGCGACCAGGTGCAGTACATCAACGCCCATGGCACCTCCACTCCGGCTGGCGACAAGGCTGAAGCAGCGGCGGTGAAGAGCGTGTTCGGCGACCACGCCTACAAGGTTGCGGTGAGCTCCACCAAATCCATGACCGGCCACCTGCTGGGTGCGGCCGGTGCCGTCGAGGCGATCTTCAGCGTGCTGGCGATCCGTGATCAGGTGGCGCCGCCGACCATCAACCTGGACGACCCGGACGAGGGCTGTGACCTCGACTTCGTGCCCCACGAAGCCCGCTCCATGCCGATCGACGTGGTGCTGTCCAACTCCTTCGGCTTTGGTGGCACCAACGGCTCCCTGGTATTCCGTCGGTTCGCCGACTGA
- the fabG gene encoding 3-oxoacyl-ACP reductase FabG, with protein sequence MSLQGKVALVTGASRGIGQAIALELGRMGAVVIGTATTPSGAERIAEYLKENGVEGAGLVLDVSNDESVASTLEHIQQHLGQPLILVNNAGITRDNLMLRMKDDEWFDVINTNLNSLYRLSKAVLRGMTKARWGRIINIGSVVGAMGNAGQVNYAAAKAGLEGFGRALAREVGSRAITVNSVAPGFIDTDMTRELPEAQRDALLGQIPLGRLGQAEEIAKVVAFLASDSASYVTGATIPVNGGMYMS encoded by the coding sequence ATGAGTCTGCAAGGTAAGGTCGCCCTGGTCACTGGTGCGAGCCGTGGTATCGGTCAGGCCATCGCGCTGGAGCTGGGTCGCATGGGGGCTGTCGTCATCGGCACCGCCACCACCCCGAGCGGTGCCGAGCGCATCGCCGAATACCTCAAGGAAAACGGCGTCGAAGGCGCCGGCCTGGTGCTCGATGTGAGCAATGACGAGTCCGTCGCCAGCACCCTCGAGCACATCCAGCAGCACCTCGGCCAGCCGCTGATCCTGGTGAACAACGCCGGTATCACCCGCGACAACCTGATGCTGCGCATGAAGGATGACGAGTGGTTCGACGTCATCAACACCAACCTCAACAGCCTCTATCGCCTGTCCAAGGCCGTGCTGCGTGGCATGACCAAGGCTCGCTGGGGTCGCATCATCAACATCGGTTCGGTGGTGGGTGCCATGGGCAACGCCGGGCAGGTGAACTACGCCGCCGCCAAGGCCGGCCTGGAAGGCTTCGGCCGGGCCCTGGCCCGAGAAGTCGGCTCCCGCGCCATCACCGTGAACTCGGTGGCACCCGGTTTCATCGATACCGACATGACCCGTGAACTGCCGGAAGCCCAGCGCGATGCACTGCTGGGGCAGATTCCGCTGGGGCGTCTGGGGCAGGCCGAGGAGATCGCCAAGGTGGTCGCATTCCTCGCATCCGATAGCGCATCCTACGTCACCGGAGCTACTATCCCTGTGAACGGCGGCATGTACATGAGCTGA
- the mltG gene encoding endolytic transglycosylase MltG, with product MIRKLLVLLQSGLILGGLAFAFAGWQQREALEQPLVLTEEQLLDVPAGSTPGGLLNRLEEEGVIQGAFWLRQYWRFNLAGQSLHSGEYRMAPGMNAAQLLGLWQRAEVVQYSLTLVEGWNFRQLRTALAKQVKLEQTLADVSDEELMKRLGLEGQHPEGRFFPDTYRYVRGMRDIDLLKQAHQRLEQVLQDEWEKRADKLPYADPYQALIMASMVEKETGVPSERGQIAGVFVRRLQMGMLLQTDPTVIYGLGERYAGKITRAHLREATPYNTYVIAGMPPTPIAMVGREAIHAALHPVEGKSLYFVARGDGSHVFSESLAAHNQAVREYQLKRRADYRSSPAPITNKDTP from the coding sequence GTGATACGCAAATTGCTCGTGCTGCTGCAGAGTGGCCTAATCCTCGGCGGCCTCGCGTTCGCGTTTGCCGGTTGGCAGCAGCGTGAAGCCCTGGAGCAGCCACTCGTGCTGACCGAAGAGCAGTTGCTCGACGTGCCGGCCGGCTCGACCCCTGGCGGCCTGCTCAATCGACTGGAAGAGGAGGGGGTCATTCAAGGGGCCTTCTGGCTGCGCCAATACTGGCGCTTCAACCTCGCCGGCCAATCCTTGCACAGCGGCGAATACCGCATGGCGCCGGGGATGAACGCAGCACAACTGCTTGGTCTCTGGCAGCGTGCCGAGGTGGTGCAGTACAGCCTGACCCTGGTGGAGGGCTGGAACTTCCGCCAACTACGCACGGCCTTGGCCAAGCAGGTGAAGCTGGAACAGACCCTGGCCGATGTCAGCGACGAGGAGCTGATGAAGCGCCTTGGCCTGGAGGGCCAGCACCCCGAGGGGCGTTTCTTCCCCGACACCTACCGCTATGTGCGCGGCATGCGTGACATCGACCTGCTCAAGCAGGCGCATCAACGCCTTGAGCAGGTGCTGCAGGACGAATGGGAAAAGCGCGCGGACAAGCTTCCCTATGCCGATCCCTACCAGGCGCTGATCATGGCCTCGATGGTGGAGAAGGAAACCGGCGTACCCAGCGAGCGCGGGCAGATCGCCGGCGTCTTCGTGCGACGCCTGCAGATGGGCATGCTGCTGCAGACCGACCCCACCGTCATCTACGGCCTGGGCGAGCGCTATGCCGGCAAGATCACCCGTGCCCACCTGCGCGAGGCCACGCCTTACAACACCTACGTGATCGCCGGCATGCCGCCGACGCCCATCGCCATGGTCGGGCGTGAGGCCATCCATGCCGCCCTGCACCCGGTGGAAGGCAAGAGCCTCTACTTCGTCGCCCGTGGCGACGGCAGCCATGTATTTTCCGAGTCGCTCGCCGCCCACAACCAGGCGGTGCGCGAATATCAGTTGAAGCGACGGGCGGACTACCGGTCCAGCCCCGCGCCCATTACCAACAAGGACACCCCGTGA